cagagaggagaacatcacacacacacacacacacaggaaggagGATTGGTGACAAACGGGTCATGCTGGTGAGTGTTTTTTCGACAGGTGGGGGACAcgtgacaacacacacatccatcagGTGTTCGTGTGTGTCAGTGGGGTCAGAGGCCACCAGGTGAGGGTTTCTGCTGGAGGGGTGACAGAGGACTGTGTGGGGGTTGTTAAGGGTCGAAGGTCAGTTTGATACCTGCTGTCACTGATTAGACCGCTGGGCAGATTACAGGCtctgcagacagagacacactgctgttactgctgttaGCTCGCGGCTAGCAACTCCCACTAATTTGAAAGAGGAacgctaacatgctaacatttggcAGGGGATTCAGAAGTGTAACATAAATTAtaatcccaaaaaaaaaaaaaaattatttgttgttatcTGCTTAAGGGCTGCTTCTTTTAAACTACAGATGTGCCAGTCTGCTGAGAGAGTTATTTATTAGATTATTACTGAAGTATTATACACTAATCTGATCTCAAAGAGTACGTGTGATTTTACTGATCTCAGAAAATTAACGCTTTAATGTGTTTGGCAGCTTTGTATAGAACAAGTACTTCATAAGTACAGTACCTGAGTAATTGTACTTCCCCCCTCACACCTTCAACACCTCATGAATGCTGTATTTTCCGACATCCTGCTTCTATCCTTCCATATTTCTAATCATGCATTTTAATTCAGCTGCTTCTACCATCTGATAATCACTTTCATTTCCTGACTTCTGGTTTCTTCCTCCTGAACCTGATAAATCTCATCGAGTATGTTTTTGTATTCTGTTAGATATTTGTATTCCATATTCATGGCTGTATCAgctttgctgtttcttttgtaAAGAAACTTTCATTTGTTAAACAGCAGGTGTGATTTTGGAAGGTCAACTCTTTACCTGCCCAGTTTTTAACAGTGTCAGTAATCTGTTATGAGATACACTCCAGTATGATTTTGTGACTCCTTTTTTTCTCGTTtaattttttgtgtctttactgCTActcctgtttctgtctcaccCGCCGAGAGGTGGGCGGTCCCAGTCGTCGTCACTCAAGCCCAGATCTGACAGCGGGTTGGCTCTCTGGCGAGTGGATGAAGATGATTGGCTGTTGGCTGTCTTGGCGTTGCGCCACTCGTGGAAACTGTACTGAGACGACTGAAAAGGtggagctacacacacacacacacacacacacacacacacacacacacacacacacacacacacgggaatATTTTATTAGTACGGTCATTAGCAGCAGTTTGTACTCAGACACAGTTGAAACATGCTGTTAGCTAGAATAAAAGAGTTTGACTTTTGCACGGCTCAACAGATTATATTCTCATTCAgagtcatttttagacattttagtTTGTAAATGTTACATGTTAAGATCAGAAGGTCAGAGGCCAGTTCCCTACCCGGGATGGTAAAGCTGCTGTCCATGTTGGATCCGTCCCACGACTCCACAGCACTGTCCACGGACGGCAGCGTGCTGAAAGCCCTCTGGCTTGACAGAGGCGCCACCATGACCACAGGCTCCTCCTCCCCGTCCTGGTGCTCCTGACCAAGCCCCGGCCCCTGGCCTGGACCAATCACACAGGACTTCGGGCTCGACACTAAAGAGAGATAAAACGTGCTCATTAGCAACACAAAagtttagttttgtgtgtgtttgttctctcaGTGTAAAATGGGAGTTTTGATGGGCCAGCTTGAGTCGTTTTCACAGAGTAAGTGTTTAACCACGTAAGATACACGATCCAAACGTCCCAGACCTTTGCATTCACTCTATGGAGGAGAAGCACCGATGCTCAGAAAAGTGTGAGGTATTTTTGCAAATACTTGGACTTTTTGAAGGCACTTTGTCTGACATGGACGTGAGCAGCATCTGGATTACCGTCAGCCATCACTTCATTCGTTTGCACGTTACGTgactttttctgtgttaaaatCCAAGGAGTCTGAAATGTTGGGGGATGGTGGACTTCCTGAAACatgacgagtgtgtgtgtgagtgtgtgtgcatacgttCTCCCTGCTTCTTGATCTTCAGTGTGACCGTCTCTCCTGCTTGTTGCAGCAGACTGATGGCTTCGCTCAGAGGTTTCCCcttcagactgctgctgttgatcGCCAGAATGCGATCTCCTACGTGGATGGCACCGGTCCTGCAGCGCACAACaacacacacgaacacaaaCGCAGCACGTCTTCAGAATGCGAACATCGAACATGTTTTCTCaagtgaaaaatacaaataaggTTTAATGATGTTAAGGTGTGTTATGGATCATGAACAGCAGAGGGCGACATTCTCCTGCTCTGACCATTCAGTCCGCCGGTCGCTGCAGGATCAGACAGTTAAAGTTTCAAGAGACAAAGTAAAAGTTCACGCCTCTTTGTTtgagtgtaaaataaaaacacaaaaacactcttCAACATTCTTCTTCAGAAAGCCACCGTGTTTGATGTTTCTGACATTTCTAAATGAAGGAGCTTACTGACTGTTTAAAAAAGGctcacataaatacatttattacagGAACAAAGTCAAGACTGTGTTTGATTACTTAGTTATCAGACGGCTGTTAGTTTAATTTAGGACCCAAACGTACACAAGAGGCCCGCAAGAGCACTGCAACAGCCGTGCAGGAGACCACTTGTCTTAAAGTAAGAAAATactgcgctgtgtgtgtgtgtgtgagagagagagagagagagagtgtgtgtgtgcacctctcAGCCAGCCCTCCTTTGCTCAGTGAGGAGATGATGATGGGGTCAAAGGGCTCCTCAGTGCCAGAGATGGTGATTCCCAGCGGGCCTCCGTACCTCTGCAGCTCCACCGTGTAGATGATGCTGCCGGACACTTCCTGTTCATCTGAAACATTCGATAAAGTTTCATTCAACACAGGCTGAGCGCTGAATGCCAGTCATTAGCTGAGCATCCAAGTcgtttgtttacatttatgctCCAGTAGTCAGTCCCTGGCTCCTCCTTCCTGGTGACATCATACAGGTTGTGGAAGACCTGCGCGAGCTACGATTGGTCAGGGACCAGCAAGTcgtctgttttgtctctttttattatAATTCTGACTCTACAACCTCCCGATCCGACACAGGGACCATCCTACGAGACACAAACGTCGTGCAGCCTGAGCCCGGCGGGAGCCTTCATACCTGAGTTGTCTTCGTCTTTTCGGATCTTCAGTTTGACGAGCTCCTCGCACTGCTGGAGGATCTGAACAGCTTCCTCCATGGAGCAGCTCTCCACCCGGATGTTATCGATGGCCAGCAGCTTGTCTCCCAACTCCAACGTCCCCGTCCTGAGACACAAAGCAGAGACACACGATCAGATGCttgagtgtgtgagagacacaaacagctgtGACCTGCTGGTTCACCAACAGAAGCTTTCTGCTTCACACTCCAAATCACATGacccataaaacacacacacacacacacacacacagactcacagactgTGCCGGACTGTTAGCCTAATTAACCATCCAGCTACAGCCAGCTGACACTAGTTCAGAGTACATTCAGTACTGCACTGAAGTACAATCTTTGAGGTATTTcacttgtgtgtttcagtatcCTGCTGCTTTCCACTTCTACTCCACTGCGTCTCAGTTGTACTTCATTACACGCATGTGTCAGCTGTGGTTACTTCACAgattcacattttacacacaacATGCAATCGATTTATGCAGTAATGACTTAacaagcagctgtgtgtgtgtgtgtgtgtgtgtgtgtgtgtgtgcgcgtgtgtttgtACCTGTGAGCGACGCTGCCTTTCTTGATGTCAGAGATGATCAAAGGATCACCTGGCTTCCTGTTGGATGgagctggagacagacagatagacagagagacagacaggcaggcaggcaggcagacagacagacagacagacagacagagagacagacaggcaggcagacagacagacagacagagagacagacagacaggcaggcagacagacagacagagagacaggcaggcaggcagacagacagacagacaaagagacagacagagagacagacaggcaggcaggcaggcagacagacagacagacaaagagacagacagacaggcaggcatgcagacagacagacagatagagagacaggcagacagacagacagacaggtaggcagacagacagatgtgattAGAAGTGatttcacacatacagaaaagtTGAAACAGACATCGGTGAATAATTTAGTTTGTTTACTCCTTGACTTGGGGTaatgattaaatgttaaatagaaaaatgaaatcaaagcagGTTATGTATTATTGAACTGACAAATGTGTATCACAGCATGAGCACAAGGGCTGAATCTACTATGAtgaaatcattcatttaaaataaaacttttcatttccCAGACGTGTGCACATGATGTAagaacaagttaaaaattaacTTTCATGATTAAACCACAGTCCTGTAGGACTGTCCTGCGAGTTGAAGATCAGGATAAAACTGTTTAACAATATATTAAAGATCAGTTTTATGACACACTTGAATGCTCTGAAGTGTTGTTTATGCCGCACACACAGACGATCTTTTCAGCCTctgctctcactctgtcttcaCTTACAGCTGATGGTGATTCCCAGCTCCACTCCTGGTTTCTTTGGAAGCTTCACATGAAAGGTTCCTGAACTGGGGATGACCGACTCTGACAGACACAAGCAAAGGCACAGATGGTGAGCAGCTACTCCAGCTGAAACAATATTATCCCCACTATTAGTCCGTTAATCAGTTAGCAAATTGACAGAGAATTAATAAACAACCAGTTTAATAATCGTTTTCATGAGTGTAGCCATAAAAACTGGCCTGCAGAGCTTTACATCAGATGTACTTTAATCACTGAACACATGAGAGCGATGGCAGCAGGCTAGTGTCCGTATACTTTTGGTTATATAGTtgtttgtgctgtgatgagcaTCAGTGACATCTCATACAGAAACTCATTCACTGAGTCTGACTCATTAACGACATGTTTGATTCAGCTCAAGCGTAGGTGGGTATTTATATCAGCCGGAGGACCTTACATTGACAAAGAGCCTGACAAATTACAGCGAGACAACACAGATGCAGCATTAAACACGGATGATAGacgacgtgtgtgtgtgtgtgttgtggtgtgtgtgtgtttaccggCCACATCAAACTCAATCTCCAGTGTGAGCTGAGCGGTGATGGATGAGTCTCTGAGCAGCTGATTGGTTTCTTCCAGAGTCGAGTCTTCAGTAGGGACTCCATTTATGGACAAAATCCTGTCCCCAATCTGCAGGATACCACATCTGCAtgcacgcgtgcacacacacacacacacacacacactctgtgttgAAAATGGAGCTGAACCTTGAACCTTACATGGTGCAACATTTGAATCAAAATGTATTCAGAggaatgaaaagatgaaaacaccTCTCAGCCGGGCTGTCGGGGTCGATGTAAGCGATGAGCGGCGGTGAGGAGAGCGTTTCCGTGGCAAAGACTCCgccctgcagctgcaggccgAACCCCATGATGCCGTCACCAAGCAACATCACCTCCGTGGTTTCCGTGTGAACGACCTGACCGGCGAGACCCACAGTGCTGGACGCaagagacactgagagagagagagagagagagagagagagagagagagagagagaccgtCCCAAAGAGAGTTCGAACTGAAGCGTTGTTTTCACGTCACTGTATGTTCATTTGTTGTGTATCGAGACTCACAGGAACTCTTGAAGTCCTTCTTCTTGGCCTTCCTCCTCATCAGCGTGCCCCGTGGACTCGTGGGATACATGTTCCTGGGCAGGGTGCTCATGTTGAGGGACGAGAGACTGTAGGCCGACATGGAGCCGGGAGAGAACGAGTGGCtgagagctgcagacagacagagagagagagagacagatgacgAGCGGAGGTCTCtctctcaaaacaaaacatcaactccaggaagagagagagaggcggacGTACGAGGGTTGTTTGTATGGCGGTTGTGCGATCTGGCAGCTGATTGGTCGGGGTGGTACGTGTTGTAGTGGTAGGGGGGGAGATTGGGGGCGGAGCCTCCGGTCTCCCAGGGGAGAGGGCGGGGACTGCGCTGCACcttgactgcacacacacacacacacacacacacacaggagggtGTTTAGGTtaagacaggaggagaggtcagaggtcaggatCGCCTGGATCGCAGCTCGATAAAAGATTACATGTAATCTTTTACAGtatgttattcatttcattgaAGCATTTGTTCGTATGTTTCTCTGTGGTGGTCACACGTCCACAGATGGAGACAGTGGGCTCCTCAGCACAGACATGAGCAAGACACCGAGACGAAAAGGTTTTCAGTGTAGTcactttgtggtcattttgtgcGTTTCTGTggccattttctcttttcagtagCCCATCCATCTGTGGACGGCACAGACTGCTGCCACTGGAGAAACAGAGACCTCTGGATGGTTGTGTTTGCAATGTAAAATACTACAGATGCCAAaatttgtgtttatattgtgCAGCGGTGCGTTCAGGGCCATTCGTGTGTGTGACAGTACCGTGCTGCGGTGCGTTCAGGGCCGGACGGGCCTGGTGTTGTGGCAGGATCTCCATGCGGACGGTCTGACACGAGGCAGAGAGCAGCTGTGTGGCTTCAGCCAGAGAACAAAACTCCATCGACTTCCCATCGACAGACAGAATGTGATCTCCTGCATGAAGAGCaccacacctacacacacacacacacacacacacacacacacacacagacacacacacacacacacacacacacacacacacagacactctgaaTCTGCAATGGAGTAAAAATGTTGAATCGGTGTGTCACTGGttaggggtcagaggtcaggcaCCTGTCTGCTATGCTGGCTGGTTTGACCTTGTCGATGATGATGACCTGCTTGTTGCAGAACATGGAGGTGGACAGAGCCACGCCCAGGCTGGAGCCTGTCGCCTTAGCAACCTCCACCAGCAGCGGCCCAGACGCCGTGGCAACAGAATCTGACAACACAAACGCACAGagttttcaaattattttgtcTAGCAACAGATTAGTTGGTTGGTTAGTTATCCGAGACTGAAGATAACATCCTGAGGCGTTCAAACAACCTTTTCTGTTCAGCCAAAGGTTGCTCAGTCAGATGTTATAGGTCTGGTTAATAGTGACTCAGCTTCAAACACTAAAAACACGAACAGAGAGTTTGAACTGACCCATCACTGAGACGTCATACTCGATCAGCAGTGTGGCTTCCTGCCCGCACTGCTTCAGGATGCTCATGGCCTCTGACAGGGTGCTGCCATGGAGACGTATCCCGTCGATGCTTAGCAACCGATCGCCCGGCTTGATGGTCCCTTctctggacagagagagagagagagaggaccgTTCCTACAGGGACTCCCGAGGGACAAAATCCTTACAGACCGACAGCGAGGACCGCGGTCACTCACCTGTCAGCCGGACCGCCCGGCCTGATGTTTGTGATGACGATGGGGCGAGACTTGTTCCTGTCTTCATGGGCgccacctgaaaacacacatgacatGTCATGACatgttatctttttttaaaacaaacacacacacatacacacactgaggtcTTCTCACCTCTGATGACGAAGCCGAAACTGTTTCCTTCTTTGTGGAGCGTGACTTCTACGTTCTTAAACATGACCCCTGACCCCTGCACCGCTGCAACACACCAGAGCACCAACACGTCAACATCACCTCCGACCGTCACACTCGACACACACTCGCTGAACTGCTGTTCCACTGATATCACTGCCGCTGTCTCTCTAACCACCTCCGGCAGGACTTACAGACGGGCGGCAGCTCGTATTCGATCTCCAGTACGACTCGCTCCCCGACGTTCTTCAGCAGACTGATGATCTCGTCGTGTCTGAACTTGGCCAGGTTGATGCCGTTGACGGCGCGGATGTAGTCGCCCACGTTCAGCTGGTCGCTTCTgtacaaacagaacagaacagatttAATACACTGGAACGAGATAAAACGGAAGAATATCAGACACGAACAACACAAGAGACAAGTCAGACTCAGAGCGATGACCTGTTACCTGGCAGCGATGCCTCCCTGTCGCAGGTTCGAAACCCGGGGCTTCCCATCTTTGTCGATGCCGCCTGAAACTGTCAGTCCGAGCGTCGTCCCCTCCTTCTTCATCAGCTCCACCACTGAGCAGCCCCGAAACTCGTCTGCATCACACGAGAACACGATTGGTCAACACTCTGCACGACTGAACTCTTATTTCTTCcagtttattttcctcttttctatGTTCGCACTCAGACTTCACAGACTCCCCTAACTCTGTCTCAGCACAgagaagtaaaataataatctgGGAAAAAGGGAGAAGTGAAGTCATCCTCTACTCTGTCAGCCATCAATTTTTCATCAAACGCCTGAAATATTTAACAGTGGGAGAGATGGATAGAGAGAGGGGATATTTCAGAGCAGACCTGATGTGAGTGGTCCTCAGGTGATGAAACAGAAAGCAggatttcattaaaatgttgtattttaatattaatcAGGCAGGGCTTTGCCCTCTTTCATTCAGGCAGGATGAAGACATCTGATCTTTGGCAGTGACCATCActgtcttctcttcctccctcatcttcttcctccaaAGAGGCTTTACAAAGAGCACCAGTGGCTTTTTCAACATCAGCTCTGACTCACAAACCCCAAAATCTTCTATTCTGATCAAATGTTCAATGAGCCAGTTTCCTGCAGTGAAGGGAAGAACTTTTTAAAGTGTTACTTCACAAACTGCCAGTAAACTTCACACTGGAAGACAATGAAGtacaacaaaaaggaaaagagttTGTTTGAGCTTcagatgttaaaacaaaacCGAATGAGCTCTCAGTTCTGTTGACCCGTTTCTAAATGCCAGTGGCTGGTTCTGAAGCTTCACCAGTTCCTCCAGCTAGTTCTGACGGTCAACCAGTTCCTCCATCAACTGGCTCCAAAGCCTCTAAATCTGGCACCTTAACGGGATCTGGATCTCAGCTCCTCTATCTGAATCTGAAGCTCCATTACTTCCTTACACGAGTTCAAAGCTTCCACTAGTTCCCTTTAAGGAGTCTGAGGTTGCACCACAGCCCCCCTCAGCTGGTCCTGCAGGCTGACAGTTAATCTGAGAGGTTCTGAAGCGCAGCGACAGACTGGTCGTCCGCCAGTCGACATTGTTCTGACAACTGCTGTGAAGTTCACTTGTTAGTGGAAACATAATATCGGAAAATTCTGATTGCATCATTCTGATAGAAGTTGCAAGTAGGCCACCAGCTCCAGGTGGGAGGAGATAAAGTGCAACTGCAAGCATCTTCCTGCAGGCCACGCGGATGGAAAGCAGCTAATGTTGGAGTGTGTCCTATTTTCAGCTGTTATCTTCACCGTTGTGCTTATTGGAACCTTCTGGACTCACAGCACAATGAAAAGACAAGGAGACAGAAAGGACGGATGGAAGGAGAGAAGTGTGTCCTACCTGGTATACTCTGCCTCCTGATGGCCAGCGCTCCATCTGGAGGGCGTGACCCGGCGGAGTGTTTGGTGTACGGCCCCTcgtctgaaacacacacacacacacacacacattacgtTGATTGGCTCATATAAGAGGTTCTGAAGCTCTTAACTGGTTTAGAAGTGCTACTGGTTCCTGTGTGAATCTGATTCAGTTCCTCCAAACAGTACCAGCCCTTTACCAGTTATTTGAACCAGTCCCAAGACTTTATAATTTCCTGCAACTGCTCCCGGCTTTTTACCAGTTTCTCTAACTAGTTCTGAAGCTCCATCAGGTCCTGGTTCTTCTGGATCTTCTGAACGGCTCTATAGCTCTATCAGCTCATTTAGTAAGTTCTGGACTGGTCTACCAGTTCTTTCAACAGGTTTAGAGGGTCTAGCAGTGCCTCTAACTGGCCTCTAACTTCTCTGAGCTTTCATTTGACCCTAGAAACAAATTATGACTTCTGAGTTCACAAACGAACAGACCGAAACCTCCAAACTTACAACATCAAGTCTTCTGATTGGTGCCATAGTGAAAAGTCATTGTCAGGCTCCCATAATGCATCTGTACTCACCATCATCAGACATCGCAGAGCTTCCACCACAGAAATACATCTCAAAGCTAAGATGCTAACCCACTTTAAAAACCGCTGATATGCTAGTTTAATCATCCCGTTCCAAGCTTCTGGCCTCACTAGCCAGTAAAGCAGCACATTAGCATCCTTGTTAGCATCTAACgaaactgactgaatgactCTTTGTGACCAGTTCACTGTCTGGTTTGCTCtctaatgctgctgctgagaggcCTGTCAAGTCAGCCTGTTCTCATGAATAAAGAAACCACTGCCAGAGAGGTGAACTCATCATCAGTACAGCAGCCAATCCCAGAGGAGAACACAGTGGCCTATCTAAGTCTCAACCAATCTCAGCAGTCCATTGGGAGCCCCCCACCCCTTCCCAGGTGATGTCACCACACAGATGACAGAGCAGAGGCGGAGCTAACCATGACATCAGGTCCATTTGGATGTAGAGATCTGATAAGAGTTTTAATTGGATGACTGATGGAGAACTGGACAGATCTGGAAGCAAGTGGGGGGTTAATGTGTGGTACTGATACATCCACTGCAACTGAcccacaaacataaaaacacacacacacacacacacaccgtagCTAACTGAAGATGaaagcctcctcctccacatgtAGGACAGCGGCGTCTCTCTTACTGTCTCCATccacagtacatacagtattcaCACTACACACTGTGGTATGTTATATAAATTACTTGAGCTCATGTCATCGAGTTGGGACTGTTTAAACAAGGTCACACACACCAGTGGAGGAAGTAAAAGTATTCAGTATTTTTGCTTGTATATTTAATATCCACTGAGGCGCTGATGATccatttttaatgatttctgcACTTTAATTAACAGAAGGTAATAGTGTGAGTGTAAAGcctcaaaaacacactcacatgtacaCCAGAAAAAGTGCAGCTGTAACACTTAGTGCCTGCAGATGGTATAAAAGCTCCCACCTCAACAATTTCCACCCAACAAGaaatttgtttgaatgaatttgAACGTAACACATCTGTTAGAGGtcatacaaattaaatattatcaTGTTGATAATGTGTATAAATCTTATATATTctttttctccagtttctccGGCTGTTTGGCAGAATGCTGCTATGCTGTTTCACTGTGAAgcttcaaaaatgttttgtgaacaAAGAAACTTTGGCACGTTGGGTGAGTAGACaaagactgaattttcatttttgggtgaactgttcctttaccATCAACGAGACAGAGCGACATCACGAGTGAGTCGAGTTAATGTGCTGCAGAGAGGATGAGCACAGATGAGAGAAGGAAGCGGAAACAAAACcgtaatttcaaaataaaatttcaaaataaaggaacaaATGGATGTCATTGGCATTATCCATGAAAGCTGAAAACGATATTTTAGTACAGTTATCGTGGACATGTTGTGATGATGTTAGGCCTTCAGTCTGTTCATCTGGTTGTGTTTCAGGAGGCGAAGATtggtgctgctcagctgcagtgACTGCAGGGATATTAACAGAGGTCAATGATAATTAAGAGTTTGATAACGGGTTAAAGTCCACCGCTGTGTCACgaggaaattaaaatgatcTGTTTGGCAAGACCAGTTAttggatatatatttttacagcatcaaataactaataaaaccaaacttatcagacaaatgaacacttgaacaaacatcagtgtgataagaatgacctaaaatgacagaaaacatctttgggaaaaatttatttgacgtgtactttgagtttttagtttggctcatgtcccatctgctaacatggagggggaggagcttatgagctgtactgcagccagccaccagggggagccCTCGTGTCATACAGCCAGTGTGTTGGaccaacagtctaaaacccacagtgagagagaaggaaaagcagcaaagcttcacTGTTGAGAGGacaaactgcaaactgctgGGTGGTTTAATTTACAACAAACTATCACATTTTATAAACTCTTTATATGTTCTGTGTGTAAAAATctgtaactaaagctgtcagtaCTTCATATTTGTGCTgaagtaaatgtatttagttactttccacctcCTACAGCCTGATTGGACAGAATCTGCCTCAGGTCAACAAACAGCTGTGCGACCTTCATCGAGACCTTTTCATTTATCTGCTTACTTTGCAGATAAAGATTTTATAAAACATATAATCAGCTTATGTATGACTGAAGTGGGTGTCAGGAATCCTGCTGAAGTGCACAGCAGAAGATATTTTCCAGATATTTAGACTATTTTTTATACTTGTAGCACATAGcaaattttgaatgcaggacttaaACTAGTTTTAGTTTATCTTCAATGAAAGAGCTGAGCACTTGGTTCATTAGAATATGACCTGCAATGAGACTTTACCATCATTAATAAATCTGCTGGTTCAGCCTCTCAGACATAAAACCAGTATGACTTCAACTTATGTTATTATggattaaagggacagttcaccccacAATGAAAAGCACACACTGTTCCTCTTACCTGACATGCTGTTTATCCATCACGACTGTTCTGGTGTCTCCCTGTTTCTCTAATGTAAAACTAGCATCTATGTGAGCAAAATACATGTAGTGAAGGAAAAACTAtttacctctgaaatgtagtggagtggacGTATGAAGTAGCATAAAaaggaaatactcaagtaaagttcAAGTATGTCAAAATTGGACTTGAGGAAATGTACTTTGCACCGCTGTTTACCTGTACTGGAGTTTTTCTACACTGTAGTACTTTTAGACAAGACTACGAGTACTTCATCCACAGAGCCTCACagtatttcaaaacaaacacctgaagaGTCAAACTGCATTAGAGAGAGCTCAggtcctgaacacacacacacacacacacacacacacacacacacaccattcacaCTCTGTCCTGTTAACACACACCTTGAATGTTACATTCATGAAAATGCGATGCCACGTTCTCTCCCGCTCACACTCAGTCTGAAGGTCTCCTGTCCAAAGCTACCTGCAGCAATCGACTGAATAATCCATCTGGagatcattttcagtgttacacacacacacacacacacacacacacacacacagctggtcgTACAcaacc
This Scatophagus argus isolate fScaArg1 chromosome 22, fScaArg1.pri, whole genome shotgun sequence DNA region includes the following protein-coding sequences:
- the grip1 gene encoding glutamate receptor-interacting protein 1 isoform X2, which codes for MERFLALLRLLGRRRRGRRYRADDDYQEGYEDVYYYTSKYNTHLLNEGPYTKHSAGSRPPDGALAIRRQSIPDEFRGCSVVELMKKEGTTLGLTVSGGIDKDGKPRVSNLRQGGIAARSDQLNVGDYIRAVNGINLAKFRHDEIISLLKNVGERVVLEIEYELPPVSVQGSGVMFKNVEVTLHKEGNSFGFVIRGGAHEDRNKSRPIVITNIRPGGPADREGTIKPGDRLLSIDGIRLHGSTLSEAMSILKQCGQEATLLIEYDVSVMDSVATASGPLLVEVAKATGSSLGVALSTSMFCNKQVIIIDKVKPASIADRCGALHAGDHILSVDGKSMEFCSLAEATQLLSASCQTVRMEILPQHQARPALNAPQHVKVQRSPRPLPWETGGSAPNLPPYHYNTYHPDQSAARSHNRHTNNPPLSHSFSPGSMSAYSLSSLNMSTLPRNMYPTSPRGTLMRRKAKKKDFKSSLSLASSTVGLAGQVVHTETTEVMLLGDGIMGFGLQLQGGVFATETLSSPPLIAYIDPDSPAERCGILQIGDRILSINGVPTEDSTLEETNQLLRDSSITAQLTLEIEFDVAESVIPSSGTFHVKLPKKPGVELGITISSPSNRKPGDPLIISDIKKGSVAHRTGTLELGDKLLAIDNIRVESCSMEEAVQILQQCEELVKLKIRKDEDNSDEQEVSGSIIYTVELQRYGGPLGITISGTEEPFDPIIISSLSKGGLAERTGAIHVGDRILAINSSSLKGKPLSEAISLLQQAGETVTLKIKKQGELSSPKSCVIGPGQGPGLGQEHQDGEEEPVVMVAPLSSQRAFSTLPSVDSAVESWDGSNMDSSFTIPAPPFQSSQYSFHEWRNAKTANSQSSSSTRQRANPLSDLGLSDDDWDRPPLGGFTVGHDGTEPDQEENFWSQALEDLETCGQSGILRELEATIMSGSSLSLNHDPAPLRSTLGRQASFQERSNSRPQVTARSNTLPSDPQRRAFAMRKMRQEVNEILNQNPVELHKLTLEKASDLEDFGFSVSDGLLDRGVYVSNIRPGGPAEQGGLRAYDRILQINHVRTRDFDCCLVVPLIAESPNRLELVISRNPTSSSSSLLANHTDGNTNSGHSPQPIGSELGPSELSTGQGEDGGAIKWSQPGDGLVAGLGVGQVNNKSL